Proteins encoded by one window of Streptomyces sp. NBC_01571:
- a CDS encoding SH3 domain-containing protein: MLALSVTAGLAATTAPAATAAEMPCKPRVYYEINTNAVNFRTGPSTAYKSKGLLYKGDWGKKVATKGSWIKLKLGQKSRTGLAKNTTGWVAKKYAYDCVPMQLD, encoded by the coding sequence ATGCTTGCCCTGTCGGTGACCGCCGGCCTGGCCGCGACCACCGCCCCGGCCGCCACTGCGGCCGAGATGCCGTGCAAGCCGCGCGTCTACTACGAGATCAACACCAACGCGGTGAACTTCAGGACGGGGCCGTCGACCGCCTACAAGTCCAAGGGCCTGCTCTACAAGGGCGACTGGGGCAAGAAGGTCGCCACCAAGGGCTCCTGGATCAAGCTCAAGCTCGGCCAGAAGTCCAGGACCGGGCTGGCCAAGAACACCACCGGCTGGGTCGCCAAGAAGTACGCCTACGACTGCGTCCCCATGCAGCTCGACTGA
- a CDS encoding SH3 domain-containing protein → MIRNLALRSVAPAALALAAAATLTVASAPAAHAVGENSKCTVNWPNYGATVAKAGWNYRTGPSTAYASRGLLYRGDKLTVLCSHGNWDYSQLTQRSKSGIPKGTRGWVRDDGLYQLAG, encoded by the coding sequence ATGATCCGCAATCTCGCCCTCCGCTCGGTTGCGCCCGCCGCCCTCGCACTCGCGGCCGCTGCCACCCTGACCGTGGCCTCCGCTCCCGCCGCGCACGCCGTCGGTGAGAACAGCAAGTGCACCGTCAACTGGCCGAACTACGGCGCCACCGTGGCCAAGGCCGGCTGGAACTACCGCACAGGCCCATCCACCGCTTACGCCAGCCGCGGCCTCCTGTACCGGGGCGACAAGTTGACCGTGCTGTGCAGCCACGGCAACTGGGACTACAGCCAGCTCACCCAGCGCTCCAAGTCCGGCATCCCCAAGGGGACCCGAGGCTGGGTGCGCGACGACGGCCTCTACCAGCTGGCCGGCTGA